Below is a genomic region from Rhineura floridana isolate rRhiFlo1 chromosome 5, rRhiFlo1.hap2, whole genome shotgun sequence.
ataaactggatACATTTCCAGATGTGCCTCAATAGTGGCTTATTAAGATTAGGAAAGAATTTTATACTCTGATGTTCGGATTTTTCTCTTTGACATTCCCAGTCTCAGAGTTGCTATGGGCAACCATCATGCTGGACAGGACATCATATGCTTGAAGCTATGGGTTAAAGGGGATATGATTTTGTGCCCAGAACTACAGTTGTTAAGGAAAATGCAATGGTTTACTAATACTCTGTACTTGTCTATTCCAGTCCACTTTCAATATTAAGGAGCAAAAAGCACTCTTTCTTGTGATGAGGCTTGGATGGCAGCAAAATTCAGGACTCAATGCATCACCATGTTTAGGGCTATGGAGAATGGTCCCTAAACCAGAAGCAATTACTCATTTTGGGTAGTGAAGACCGATACCACTGCCTCCCCACTGGGTGTTGCACTGTTTACTTGAACAAGTTGAATGGTtttacttaatttattttttgtccCACAGGCACTGGGCCTGTTCCCAACTGTGCCAGACTCTACTTAGTATCTGAGTCCATGTGAAGTTAGAATTGAGGATGCCCAAAGCTAAACCTTCTCTATGGTTGCACTACAGAATTGGTCATCAAGGATACCACCAGGTGCCACTCTTGTATACATTCATAAACTTGTCAAGACCTTTCTTTACAGCTGGGCCTTTGGTGTATTGGATGTATTGTAATGATTTTTACTGCCAAGTTTCCCTAGTCTCTTGTTGTCTTTGGTTACTGATTTTCAAATTTTACAATTATTGCTATattttactgctgcttttaagTTCTCGTTCTTATTTTTAAATAGTGTCTTATGGTGAACTGCTCTAGGCACAGTACTATGAAAAAGTACATAAGTAAGAAGGTAGTCTATGGGGATTTAGACATGAACAGATTCTATCATAATGCAAGAGGTTGGTCCTTCAAAAGCTTTTAACGTGTTAGGGCTGATCTTAAAGTAGGTGTTATTCATCTAGATATACAGACACTGAAATAAACTGCTACAGTTTCAGTGTCCACACCAATCACAACAATTTTCCCCAGCAGTCTTAATACTAATAATTATTCAGTAGTTTTAAAAAGATGCAGCTTCTTGAAATATCTTTTTCGTGCTCACTTAGGAGGATGGCAAACATGTTGCCTGAATCACTTCACTATGAAGAGGCAAAGCTTTTCTCTAATGCCATCTTCTTAAACCCTGCAAGACAAGTCAGTTAACAACCAGAGAATCAAGACACTATCCCAGTTTCAGTCAGCTGGACATGATACACCCCATCATGACATTGGTGCCAATATTATTACAGACAGTGTTTATCGTGGGACAGAATTACTTCTAATACTTTTAGACAGTGTTAAGCCAGAAGCCGGAAGTGAGAAATCCAAAACCACCTGTCCAATGTATACTTGGAGTATATGTGCGGGGAATCAGTTTGTGCATATAATGATGTGGACCAGTAGCAATACAAGTACACAGAATGTTCTACAGAAGTAGAAATCTAGGCAACAGGAATAGGGGACTTAGGAGGCACTTTGTATTTAAGATAATATAGATACATCTAGAGAAACACAAGACAGAGGAAGGTGTGTAGAGGAAAGTGCAAAGTAACTAACATGGATTGAGTGCAGAGGGACTATGTGCAGAAAGCTAGAGATGAATATACCAGTGTGGGGTTAAGGAGTTGGAGAAGTTGTGCAGACTGTTGGGAGATGCAACACAGAGCCCCAGAAGTGGAAGAAATGAAGAACTGAAAACTCTGTGGGTGGGAACAGAATTAAAGATAAACAAGGACACAGAGGACAAATAGATATGGATGCAAGGCACCATGTGGGTGAAAAAAATAATGTGGGTGAATAGAAATGACAAGATTTGTCACCAAGTTCCCAAAGAAGGATGCAGTGTGGGATGCTAACTGGGCATGGAACTGCATTCTGGCAAAGGGCAGGAAACTGGTTAAAATACTGGCTATGGGATGCTGTTTTTGGTGTTAAGAGGTGGCAAGTCTTTTTAGACAGGAAGAAAAAGGCCCATTAGTATGTTGCAGAGTCAGTGGagtgatctcagggttgccagggCAGGCAGGTTTTGATATGTTGGGTTAGGGCAAAAGAACCCATGTAGAGAAATCAGGCAAGTAGCTGTGTACAAGACAGATAGAGCTACCTGCAGGGGGAAAGGTTGGTGGTGGATGGGGTACTACAAAGCACAGGAGAGGACACAGAACTCCCTACTGGTCAGATAGGAGATCCGCTGGGCAAAAGGCAAAGAGGATGTAGCTGGTGACAGCGGTCCCTGCAGAAGCATTACACAGGAAACTGGGAAATCGGAATTTGGGTGGGTGGGGTTGGTGGTGAtattggagggaggaggaatctCGCCTAGTTAAGGCGgggtctcatcatcatcatcacctctTGACGCGGATGATCTGGTCGCGCATAGGGCGGATGTCCTGGAAGCTCTGCTGGTTGACGAGACTATAGACCAGGATGAAGCCTTGCCCGTTCTTGATGTAAAGGTCCCGCATGGAGGCGAACTGCTCGGTGCCGGCCGTGTCGAGGATCTCCAGCACCGATGGGGAGGCGTCCACCTCGATCTCCTTGCGGTAGAAGTCCTCGATAGTCGGGTCGTACTTCTCGATGAAAGTGCCAGTGACGAACTGCACAGTGAGCGCCGACTTCCCCACCCCGCCCGAGCCCAGCACCACCACCTTGTACTCGCGCATCCTCTTCCCGCCGCCAGCCTCCGTCTGACCCGACCGCCTCTCACCGA
It encodes:
- the RAP2A gene encoding ras-related protein Rap-2a isoform X3, whose product is MREYKVVVLGSGGVGKSALTVQFVTGTFIEKYDPTIEDFYRKEIEVDASPSVLEILDTAGTEQFASMRDLYIKNGQGFILVYSLVNQQSFQDIRPMRDQIIRVKRFVVRTHRIIPPIHGS
- the RAP2A gene encoding ras-related protein Rap-2a isoform X2, with translation MREYKVVVLGSGGVGKSALTVQFVTGTFIEKYDPTIEDFYRKEIEVDASPSVLEILDTAGTEQFASMRDLYIKNGQGFILVYSLVNQQSFQDIRPMRDQIIRVKREVCRGMMTKYCHRSLYLIAHHAEHFLPSSELSFSFSWNKYQHHLPRHQDSFSNYLWPANGPTIGELQS
- the RAP2A gene encoding ras-related protein Rap-2a isoform X1, whose protein sequence is MREYKVVVLGSGGVGKSALTVQFVTGTFIEKYDPTIEDFYRKEIEVDASPSVLEILDTAGTEQFASMRDLYIKNGQGFILVYSLVNQQSFQDIRPMRDQIIRVKRYEKVPVILVGNKVDLESEREVSSSEGRALAEEWGCPFMETSAKSKTMVDELFAEIVRQMNYASQPDKDDPCCSACNIQ